A genomic stretch from Mya arenaria isolate MELC-2E11 chromosome 10, ASM2691426v1 includes:
- the LOC128204190 gene encoding bystin-like, whose protein sequence is MGKMKKTKTTRQAGVSLADQVLEDGVVKPTGRLKSREKTEKDDEFVDDKLSRKILEQARQQQEDLEEEHGIQRKGQSKKAKQVRLGGAKSLGAESDESEDEEEEAPHGEFYEHIEVDEEDEAALAKFMSHNPPARRTLADIIQEKLTEKKTEIQSHMTDNASVQLDQLEERLVAMYKSIRQILQRYRSGKLPKAFKVIPGLRNWEQILYLTEPETWSAAATYQASRIFTSNLNAKMAQRFFNLVLLPRVRDDISEYKRLNFHLYMALKKSLFKPAAFFKGILLPLCEAGNCTLREAVILSSVLVKNSIPMLHSAAALLKIAEMDYNGANSIFIRALLDKKYALPYRVVDALVFHFVKFTTDKRELPVLWHQSLLTFVQRYKEDISSEQKEALMEVLRAHTHEHITPEVRRELVNSKCRDLETSEPSAGFAEMDD, encoded by the exons ATGggaaaaatgaagaaaactaAAACTACTCGCCAAGCTGGCGTTTCTTTGGCAGATCAAGTGCTGGAGGATGGTGTGGTTAAACCGACGGGAAGACTTAAGTCGAGAGAAAAGACTGAAAAGGACGACGAG TTTGTTGATGACAAACTGTCGAGGAAGATTCTGGAACAGGCTCGTCAACAGCAGGAAGACTTGGAGGAGGAGCATGGCATACAGAG GAAAGGCCAATCAAAAAAGGCCAAGCAGGTCCGCCTTGGTGGGGCAAAGTCTTTGGGGGCGGAGTCAGATGAGTCAGAGGACGAAGAAGAGGAGGCGCCCCATGGGGAATTCTATGAACATATT GAGGTGGATGAAGAAGACGAGGCGGCACTGGCCAAGTTTATGTCCCACAATCCCCCCGCCAGGCGTACACTGGCAGATATCATACAGGAGAAGCTGACAGAGAAAAAGACAGAAATACAGAGCCACATGACAG ACAATGCCAGTGTACAGTTAGACCAACTGGAAGAAAGGCTTGTGGCCATGTACAAAAGTATCCGCCAGATCCTACAGAGATATCGCAGTGGGAAACTTCCCAAAGCCTTCAAAGTGATACCTGGTCTACGGAATTGGGAACAG ATCCTTTACCTGACAGAGCCAGAGACTTGGTCAGCCGCAGCGACATACCAGGCCTCAAGAATATTTACATCCAATCTCAACGCCAAGATGGCACAAAG aTTTTTCAATCTGGTTCTACTGCCTCGAGTCAGAGATGATATTTCGGAATACAAAAGGCTTAACTTCCATCTGTATATG GCACTGAAGAAGTCCCTATTCAAGCCGGCAGCATTTTTCAAGGGCATCCTTCTTCCATTATGTGAG GCTGGAAACTGCACACTACGAGAGGCAGTGATTCTATCCAGTGTACTGGTGAAGAACTCCATCCCCATGCTCCACTCAGCGGCCGCCCTGCTGAAGATTGCAGAGATGGATTATAACGGAGCCAATAGCATCTTCATACGTGCTCTTCTCGATAAGAAATACGCCCTGCCGTACAGAGTTGTGGATGCCTTGGTCTTCCATTTTGTGAA ATTTACGACAGACAAGAGGGAGTTACCAGTGTTATGGCACCAGAGTCTTCTCACGTTTGTTCAGCGGTACAAGGAGGACATTTCTAGTGAACAGAAGGAGGCCCTGATGGAGGTGTTACGGGCACACACGCACGAACATATCACGCCGGAAGTGAGACGGGAACTTGTGAACTCCAAATGTAGAGACTTAGAAACAAGTGAACCTTCTGCAGGATTCGCAGAAATGGATGATTGA